The following coding sequences are from one Bacillota bacterium window:
- the hutI gene encoding imidazolonepropionase: MIDLLIHDAAEVVTLSAAAVAEEAGAAASALPRRGPGQGALGRVRQGFVAVRGGRILGAGPMRSLPREWRRAREEVDARGRAVLPGFVDPHTHVVYAGDRMEEYVLRVGGASYEELARRGGGILATVEATRRASADELAEAARPRLGRMLAAGTTTAEVKSGYGLRLEDERKILETVRRLGREQPVELVPTFLGAHELPPEWRGRPGGEEAYAAEVAGPMLEAVVREGLARSVDVFLERGVFGRASARRVLEAGRAAGLLLRLHADQLSGEMGGAELAAELRVRAADHLEHASRAGLEAMAAAGVAAVLLPGATLLLGSPPAPARAMVELGVPVALGTDSNPGSSPLESQAVAMGLACALLRLTPAEALVAATLNAAWVLGLEGRLGSLEPGKQADLLLLEEPTYLAVPYRLGSNLVRAVWKAGRRVA; the protein is encoded by the coding sequence GTGATCGACCTGCTCATCCACGATGCGGCCGAGGTGGTGACGCTCTCCGCCGCCGCGGTGGCGGAGGAGGCGGGCGCGGCCGCCTCCGCGCTCCCCCGCCGGGGGCCGGGGCAGGGGGCTCTGGGCCGGGTGCGGCAGGGCTTCGTGGCCGTCCGGGGAGGCCGCATCCTGGGTGCCGGGCCGATGCGGAGCCTGCCCAGGGAGTGGCGGCGCGCGCGCGAGGAGGTGGACGCGCGTGGCCGGGCCGTGCTGCCCGGCTTCGTCGACCCGCACACGCACGTCGTCTATGCGGGCGACCGCATGGAGGAGTACGTGCTGCGGGTGGGGGGCGCTTCCTACGAGGAGCTGGCGCGGCGGGGCGGCGGCATCCTGGCCACGGTGGAGGCGACGCGCCGGGCGAGCGCGGACGAGCTGGCGGAGGCTGCACGGCCGCGTCTCGGGCGGATGCTGGCCGCCGGCACGACCACGGCCGAGGTGAAGTCCGGCTACGGCCTGCGCCTGGAGGACGAGCGGAAGATCCTGGAGACGGTCCGCCGCCTGGGCCGCGAGCAGCCGGTGGAGCTGGTGCCCACCTTCCTGGGCGCGCACGAGCTGCCGCCGGAGTGGCGGGGGCGGCCGGGCGGCGAGGAGGCCTACGCCGCCGAGGTGGCGGGGCCCATGCTGGAGGCGGTGGTCCGCGAGGGGCTGGCGCGCTCGGTGGACGTCTTCCTCGAGCGGGGCGTCTTCGGGCGCGCCTCGGCGCGCCGCGTGCTGGAGGCGGGGCGGGCGGCGGGGCTGCTCTTGCGGCTCCACGCCGACCAGCTGAGCGGCGAGATGGGCGGCGCCGAGCTGGCGGCGGAGCTGCGCGTGCGCGCCGCCGACCACCTGGAGCACGCCTCGCGGGCCGGCCTGGAGGCCATGGCGGCGGCCGGCGTGGCGGCGGTGCTGCTGCCGGGGGCGACGCTCCTTCTCGGCTCGCCGCCGGCGCCGGCGCGCGCCATGGTGGAGCTGGGCGTGCCCGTGGCGCTGGGCACCGACTCCAATCCCGGTTCGAGCCCGCTGGAGTCGCAGGCGGTAGCCATGGGCCTGGCCTGCGCCCTGCTCCGCCTGACGCCGGCCGAGGCGCTGGTGGCCGCCACGCTCAACGCCGCCTGGGTGCTGGGCCTGGAGGGGCGCCTGGGCTCGCTGGAGCCGGGAAAGCAGGCGGACCTCCTCCTCCTGGAAGAGCCTACCTATCTGGCCGTCCCCTACCGGTTGGGCTCCAACCTGGTCCGCGCCGTATGGAAGGCCGGGCGCCGCGTCGCCTGA